The Drechmeria coniospora strain ARSEF 6962 chromosome 02, whole genome shotgun sequence genome has a segment encoding these proteins:
- a CDS encoding putative tRNA nucleotidyltransferase — protein MIGPRSINLNPREQKLRSLLLDVCRSIDSAGDIGQPLVLRWAGGWVRDKLLGIESNDIDVAINAMTGIQFAQRMCDFCTTPAAIETHEIGDHDVGNLHNVSRNPDKSKHLETTMVKIFGLDVDFVNLRKETYADDSRNPLMEFGSPKEDALRRDATINALFYNLNTGFVEDFTSGLADMTACTIRTPLDPLQTFTDDPLRVLRLCLDYLLRNDNPESVGSRLVRSSDSLYLAWSLAAVSPWMTVDDPPNHSRKANSLPPVAIVAREGFKAPNKLTDVMAASHRHRKEILELKRVVCSKGPTMNRRDIFGMAIRRWEAHGGHWTLQVLSALLVEAMDQVEPRDDRGFHIDTSGPGCGAFCSSADRLDRNEDPSRESRETFIVGWESFVNHLVEIDVYDAPAIQRLVDGRSLAKALSTKPGRWTGKGLEICMEWQLRNPLVTDPQGAIDEVRKRWIELDGPSPHT, from the exons ATGATTGGGCCTCGTTCCATCAATCTCAACCCTCGTGAGCAAAAGCTTCGCAGCCTGCTTCTTGATGTCTGCCGCTCTATCGATAGTGCTGGCGATATCGGTCAGCCCCTGGTCCTACGTTGGGCCGGTGGATGGGTTCGTGACAAGCTGCTTGGAATCGAGAGCAACGATATCGATGTGGCTATCAATGCCATGACGGGCATTCAATTTGCACAGCGCATGTGCGACTTCTGCACTACCCCTGCTGCCATTGAAACTCATGAAATTGGGGATCATGATGTTGGAAACCTCCACAATGTGTCTCGTAATCCGGACAAGTCTAAGCACCTTGAGACGACCATGGTCAAAATATTCGGACTCGATGTTGATTTTGTCAACTTGCGGAAGGAGACGTACGCCGACGACAGTCGGAACCCTCTCATGGAGTTTGGGTCTCCTAAGGAAGATGCTCTGCGCCGTGATGCGACCATCAATGCCCTCTTCTACAACCTCAACACTGGTTTCGTTGAGGACTTCACCAGTGGCCTGGCAGACATGACTGCTTGTACCATCCGCACTCCACTTGATCCCCTACAGACTTTCACCGATGACCCTTTACGCGTCCTTCGACTC TGTCTTGACTATTTATTGCGCAACGATAACCCTGAATCTGTCGGCTCTCGTCTTGTCCGCTCCTCCGATTCGTTGTACCTGGCATGGAGCCTTGCTGCGGTCAGCCCTTGGAtgaccgtcgacgaccctCCGAATCACAGCCGCAAGGCCAATTCGCTCCCCCCCGTCGCTATAGTTGCTCGAGAAGGGTTTAAGGCTCCCAATAAGCTGACAGATGTCATGGCAGCAAGCCATCGACATCGCAAAGAAATCCTTGAGCTCAAGCGAGTGGTTTGCAGCAAAGGGCCTACCATGAACCGGCGAGACATTTTTGGAATGGCTATCCGGCGATGGGAAGCCCATGGTGGCCATTGGACTCTGCAGGTTCTCAGCGCCTTGCTTGTCGAAGCCATGGATCAGGTCGAGCCACGGGATGACCGTGGATTCCATATCGACACAAGTGGACCGGGCTGTGGTGCATTCTGCTCCTCGGCAGATCGGCTGGATAGAAACGAGGACCCAAGCCGGGAGTCACGCGAGACTTTCATTGTGGGATGGGAAAGCTTTGTGAATCACCTAGTTGAGATCGATGTCTATGATGCACCAGCGATTCAGCGGCTCGTGGATGGTCGTTCTTTAGCCAAGGCGCTCAGTACTAAACCTGGTCGATGGACAGGGAAAGGTCTCGAAATATGCATGGAATGGCAGCTACGCAACCCTCTTGTCACGGACCCACAAGGCGCCATTGATGAGGTTCGAAAGAGGTGGATTGAACTCGATGGGCCGAGCCCCCACACCTAA
- a CDS encoding Pre-mRNA-splicing factor syf-1 — MGVAVEAVVRQMGPDLHVVASEDSVYEQDILRDGASAKPWLTYINLKLRSGTIFEQNLVMARACAQLPRSYKLWKLFLSFRMKHLAKLNPVIFAAEFRKVNALFEKSLTLLHKMPRIWEMYLQFLMQQPVLTITRRTFDRALRSLPLTQHDRIWTLYLTFANAASSETAVKVWRRYVQVHPEDAEDFIELLVGTGAYTEAGRLFIDLLNNSRFSSKHGKAHYELWSEMIDILVENAPEIDTEHETGLNVERIIRSGIARFTDRRGKLWCGLATYWIRRSSFERARDTFEEGLTTVMTVRDFTLVFDSYVEFEESVIGTLMDVTSVRAEKGIPDEDADFELDLRMMRFEHLMDRRPFLLNDVLLRQNPNNVLEWEKRVALWGENKAEAVQTYTDAIAAINPNRALGSFHSLWANYARLYEKGGDLRNARVVLEKAVKVPFKSVSELADMWVEWAEMELRNENFDDAVRIMAKAVQAPRRSTVDYFDETLSPQQRVHKSWRLWSFYVDLVESVSTLEEVRKVYERIFELRIATPQTVVNYANLLEEHQYYEESFKVYERGLDLFSYPVAFELWNLYLTKAVDRKIGMERLRDLFEQAVENCPPKFAKIIYLMYGNLEEERGLARHAMRIYERATRAVADEDRADMFIFYITKSASNFGLPSTRPIYERAITSLPDLEAKGMCLKFADMEKRLGEIDRARAIYGHASQFCDPRTNADFWTKWEQFEVQHGNEDTFKEMLRIKRSVQAQYNTDVNFIASQALARSQQRTDTRNEMSDVMTMSEASEIDVKVPEGFVASSSAPAGGTGVQAASDLVPNPDVIDLD, encoded by the exons ATGGGTGTTGCAGTAGAAGCTGTTGTTAGGCAAATGGGACCTGATTTGCATGTTGTT GCCAGTGAAGACTCTGTTTACGAACAAGACATCCTCCGTGATGGGGCTAGTGCTAAGCCTTGGTTGACATACATCAACCTTAAACTTCGAAGCGGGACTATTTTCGAGCAGAATTTGGTCATGGCACGCGCATGTGCCCAGCTACCACGGTCGTATAAACTCTGGAAGCTC TTTCTTAGCTTCAGGATGAAGCACCTGGCCAAGCTGAATCCTGTCATATTTGCGGCGGAGTTCAGGAAGGTAAACGCTCTATTTGAGAAGTCCCTCACCCTTCTTCACAAGATGCCACGAATTTGGGAAATGTATCTCCAATTTCTCATGCAGCAACCTGTTCTCACGATCACACGACGAACCTTTGACCGAGCACTGCGATCGCTTCCATTAACACAGCACGATCGTATTTGGACCCTTTATCTCACCTTTGCCAATGCTGCTTCTAGTGAGACAGCTGTTAAGGTTTGGAGACGATATGTGCAGGTGCACCCAGAAGATGCCGAAGACTTCATCGAACTACTAGTGGGAACCGGCGCATACACAGAGGCTGGGAGACTATTCATTGACCTACTCAACAACTCACGCTTTTCTAGCAAGCACGGAAAGGCTCATTACGAGCTTTGGAGTGAGATGATTGATATACTGGTAGAGAATGCGCCAGAAATAGACACGGAGCACGAAACGGGGCTGAATGTTGAACGCATAATTCGAAGTGGAATTGCCCGATTTACCGATCGGAGAGGTAAACTCTGGTGCGGTTTGGCTACTTACTGGATTCGGCGGAGCAGTTTCGAACGAGCTCGAGACACGTTCGAAGAAGGCCTGACGACTGTAATGACGGTCAGAGACTTCACCCTTGTCTTCGATTCCTACGTGGAATTCGAGGAATCAGTTATTGGTACCCTTATGGACGTTACATCCGTCCGAGCTGAAAAGGGAATAccggacgaggacgcagACTTTGAGCTTGACCTTAGGATGATGCGCTTTGAACATTTGATGGATCGCCGCCCCTTTCTTCTCAATGACGTTCTCTTACGCCAGAACCCGAACAATGTTCTCGAGTGGGAGAAGCGAGTAGCGCTCTGGGGCGAGAACAAGGCAGAGGCAGTGCAGACCTACACTGATGCAATTGCCGCCATCAACCCGAATCGAGCATTAGGGTCCTTTCACTCTCTTTGGGCCAATTACGCTCGGCTCTACGAAAAAGGCGGCGATTTACGGAATGCACGAGTAGTCCTGGAGAAGGCTGTTAAGGTGCCCTTCAAGTCGGTCAGTGAGTTGGCAGACATGTGGGTCGAATGGGCAGAAATGGAGCTCCGCAATGAGAATTTCGACGACGCGGTTCGAATAATGGCAAAGGCTGTCCAAGCCCCCAGAAGATCTACCGTGGACTACTTCGACGAGACGCTATCCCCGCAGCAGCGAGTGCACAAGAGTTGGAGGCTTTGGAGCTTTTATGTGGACCTCGTGGAAAGTGTATCCACATTGGAGGAGGTGCGCAAGGTCTACGAGAGGATATTTGAGCTTCGGATCGCCACGCCACAGACAGTGGTGAACTATGCCAACCTTCTGGAGGAGCACCAGTACTACGAGGAGTCATTCAAAGTGTACGAACGTGGCCTGGACCTTTTCAGCTACCCTGTGGCCTTTGAGCTGTGGAACTTGTATCTGACGAAAGCTGTGGACCGCAAAATCGGCATGGAGCGATTGAGAGACTTGTTTGAGCAAGCAGTCGAAAACTGTCCGCCTAAGTTTGCCAAGATCATCTATCTGATGTACGGTAATCTGGAGGAGGAACGAGGTCTTGCGCGTCACGCCATGCGCATATATGAGAGGGCAACACGAGCTGTTGCAGATGAGGATCGTGCCGATATGTTCATCTTTTATATTACCAAGTCTGCGTCCAACTTTGGTCTTCCCTCGACGCGACCGATCTACGAAAGAGCTATCACGTCTCTCCCGGATCTAGAGGCCAAGGGCATGTGCCTCAAGTTTGCAGATATGGAAAAACGGCTGGGAGAAATCGACCGGGCGCGAGCAATCTACGGTCATGCCTCGCAATTTTGCGACCCCAGAACAAATGCCGACTTCTGGACCAAGTGGGAGCAATTCGAGGTGCAACATGGCAATGAGGATACCTTCAAAGAAATGCTGCGAATCAAGCGGAGTGTTCAAGCGCAGTACAACACGGACGTCAACTTTATCGCATCTCAAGCCTTAGCTCGGAGCCAGCAGCGAACCGACACCCGCAACGAGATGTCGGATGTTATGACGATGTCAGAAGCATCTGAAATCGATGTGAAGGTACCGGAGGGGTTCGTAGCTTCTAGTTCTGCGCCAGCAGGAGGTACCGGGGTGCAAGCTGCATCTGACTTGGTACCGAACCCGGATGTGATTGACCTTGATTGA
- a CDS encoding DEAD helicases superfamily protein: MPTAKRQKGSGMATSRKPRETSSKADTDRPTPAEVEEEEHQFVQLARKHWLKVGKKTARPKVKIEVVKQSIWDVLEKENFEYKSLVLLESLQTLEIYLWPGYGNESSNFQVLLMVLIANVKRREHLETWSIFENRPDDFSSLFRRILSLSLDRTLSATVRKHVIYFLISAFQSLDRAVIRKECAPLVSIGIWQNLSSDSLRESYLDQAPQLRKAWRASLKRYDAADEPTKARLRFERSWLYSLLLDYLSLIYHSKSKPDALSYCERFAEFTCDLQSQLPTRRYVNALLQDLHLLPLMKLSPMYNDEDSGLLRELHALLSHYTYFKVDDQTGIQLSCSEAYKNHCSSLGRLQRVALKHFKEKLSVLALSNFNAIDKPDELGTLLGTLTDGELAHLLKLLDIRSSFPDHLGLPIDRKALNHFIAAKFERKTSFQDSALKMSLSPTEKSLFDSNFRRADVYDGSYPLALPKMNLQYLSIGDFLWRAFVLCRCESFYGVRKDLESALRRLRPRAGQQGEVIFAGFSRMALPISKPTVLEIVPPPIGSDQSSSVVAEVVVDVRHFGDKARQEWDSLRPDDVVFLVAFDPSLTITTAGVGEEMQPECEKLGVSAVRTAEIIDMTNSRGHHLKEGSETLDGKRRIQLRLDQDTCTRDAQHPVPGTPGAYGCFNLILRRNRRENNFKPVLESIRNLLLSEAPLPPWLHEVFLGYGDPAGASGKNLANRIRKVDYRDTFLDWQHLVESLPGKTIEPGGDVSSSFGPPYILEEAERPEAPRLAKTSKKRRRDVEPVLKSDMATFKVLTYKPPNNGPFPADVPRLNAVRFTPAQVEAIMSGTQPGLTVIVGPPGTGKTDVAAQIINNIYHNFPEQKTLLLAHSNQALNQLFAKIVALDIDERHLLRLGHGEEDLDAAGSFGKQGRVESYLDNRQRCLREVKKLAISLGAPGAHDNSAETAGYFNKVYVEPVWLVFLQAALSEDSNASDLMREFPFHHYFANAPQPLFPSDADKPQVLDIAHGCYSHIAKIFSELAHIFPFEILRRERDKADYLLTSEARIIAMTTTHAAIRRGEIAALGFHYDNVILEEGAQITEVETFMPLAMQKPVNGQMPLQRVVLCGDHFQNSPVIQSLAFRHHSNLEQSLFSRLVRLGVPTITLDQQGRARPSIAKLYQWRYPNLGNLPIVEAQPEFQRANAGFKFDYQFVNVPSYKGRGEAEPTPHFIQNLGEAEYAVAIFQYMRLLGYPAEKISILTTYAGQRALVMDVLSHRSAKNPIFGLPKAVATVDKYQGEQNDYIILSLTRTSRVGYLRDVRRMTVAMSRARLGLYVLGRREVFEACSELRPAFDILLERPDKLTLVTGELWPTQRPNASDSCIDGEVVMESVEHLGQYVFEMTSTRMEQLSEHNKPMAPTPNFEIPEDSGEAACSRENEQALEPDILEVREGDI; the protein is encoded by the exons ATGCCTACTGCGAAGCGGCAGAAGGGCAGTGGCATGGCCACATCCAGAAAGCCGAGAGAAACAAGCAGCAAAGCCGATACCGACCGCCCGACCCCTGCAGAGGTTGAAGAGGAGGAGCATCAATTTGTGCAGCTTGCTCGCAAACATTGGCTGAAGGTTGGAaagaagacggcgaggccaaagGTCAAGATCGAGGTAGTCAAACAGAGTATCTGGGATGTCCTAGAGAAGGAGAACTTTGAGTACAAATCTCTTGTGCTCCTCGAAAGCCTGCAGACCTTAGAGAT CTACCTTTGGCCCGGATACGGAAATGAGTCGTCCAACTTCCAGGTTCTGCTCATGGTGTTGATAGCAAACGTCAAACGACGTGAGCATCTGGAGACATGGA GCATTTTCGAGAATAGACCAGACGATTTTTCGTCCCTTTTTCGACGCATACTATCCCTCTCGCTTGATCGAACCTTATCTGCGACAGTCCGGAAACATGTCATCTACTTTTTAATATCTGCGTTTCAAAGCCTAGACCGTGCAGTCATCAGAAAGGAATGTGCTCCCTTAGTTTCGATCGGTATCTGGCAAAACCTTTCGAGCGATAGTCTAAGGGAATCGTATCTTGACCAGGCCCCTCAGCTTAGGAAGGCCTGGAGGGCCTCCCTGAAGCGGTACGACGCAGCGGACGAGCCAACGAAAGCAAGGCTTCGTTTTGAGCGGTCATGGCTCTACTCACTTCTTCTGGACTACTTGAGTCTTATTTACCACAGCAAAAGCAAGCCTG ATGCTTTGTCTTACTGTGAACGATTCGCCGAGTTCACGTGCGATTTGCAAAGTcagctgccgacgaggcggtaCGTCAACGCACTGCTCCAAGATTTGCACCTCCTTCCCCTTATGAAACTCTCGCCGATGTACAACGACGAAGATAGCGGTCTACTACGCGAGCTCCATGCCCTCTTGTCTCACTACACATACTTCAAAGTGGACGACCAAACGGGCATTCAGCTGAGTTGCTCGGAGGCCTACAAAAATCATTGTTCATCGCTAGGCAGGTTGCAACGAGTGGCTCTGAAGCACTTCAAGGAAAAGCTGTCGGTACTGGCTCTGTCAAATTTCAATGCCATTGACAAACCAGATGAACTAGGGACGTTGTTGGGGACTTTGACTGATGGAGAATTGGCACATCTCCTGAAACTGCTTGATATCCGCTCATCCTTTCCTGACCACCTGGGGTTGCCCATTGACCGCAAGGCCCTCAACCACTTCATAGCGGCCAAATTCGAACGCAAGACTTCCTTTCAAGACTCGGCTTTGAAGATGTCACTATCACCCACTGAGAAGTCACTTTTCGACAGCAACTTCCGGAGGGCAGACGTCTATGACGGCTCGTATCCACTAGCCCTGCCAAAGATGAACCTTCAATATCTATCCATTGGCGACTTCCTCTGGAGAGCGTTTGTTCTGTGCCGCTGCGAATCGTTTTATGGGGTCCGCAAAGATCTAGAGTCTGCCTTGCGCCGCCTGCGCCCACGGGCCGGGCAGCAGGGAGAAGTTATTTTCGCCGGATTTTCCAGAATGGCCTTGCCAATCTCCAAGCCGAC AGTACTTGAAATTGTGCCGCCTCCAATTGGCAGTGACCAGTCATCGTCGGTAGTAGCCGAGGTGGTGGTTGATGTCCGGCATTTTGGAGACAAAGCGCGACAGGAGTGGGATTCTTTGCGGCCCGACGACGTTGTCTTTTTGGTTGCATTCGATCCTTCGCTGACCATCACAACCGCCGGTGTCGGCGAAGAGATGCAACCGGAATGCGAGAAGCTgggcgtctcggccgtccgaACGGCGGAGATAATTGACATGACAAATTCCAGGGGGCATCATCTTAAGGAGGGGTCTGAAACCTTGGACGGCAAACGGCGCATCCAGCTCAGGCTTGATCAGGATACATGCACCAGAGATGCCCAGCATCCAGTGCCAGGAACACCAGGTGCGTATGGGTGCTTCAATCTTATCCTGAGGCGGAACCGGAGGGAAAATAACTTCAAGCCGGTTTTGGAATCAATTCGCAACTTGTTATTGTCGGAAGCACCACTTCCCCCATGGCTTCACGAGGTATTCCTTGGTTATGGTGACCCAGCGGGAGCCAGTGGGAAAAATTTGGCCAACAGAATAAGGAAGGTCGACTACCGTGACACTTTTCTGGACTGGCAGCATCTTGTGGAGAGCCTGCCTGGCAAAACTATTGAGCCTGGAGGCGATGTCTCCAGCAGCTTCGGTCCGCCATATATTCTGGAAGAAGCCGAGAGGCCAGAGGCACCCCGGTTGGCAAAAACCTCCAAaaagcgacggcgagatgtCGAACCGGTCCTGAAGTCCGATATGGCCACCTTCAAAGTCCTGACATACAAGCCGCCAAACAATGGGCCTTTCCCCGCCGACGTTCCTCGCCTGAACGCCGTGCGATTTACGCCTGCTCAGGTTGAGGCTATCATGTCGGGCACTCAACCGGGCCTGACGGTCATCGTTGGACCGCCTGGAACGGGCAAAACCGATGTGGCAGCACAAATCATCAACAACATCTATCACAACTTTCCGGAACAGAAGACGTTGCTTCTTGCGCACAGCAACCAAGCCCTGAACCAGCTGTTTGCCAAGATCGTCGCACTTGATATTGACGAGAGGCACTTGCTGCGGCTGGGACATGGCGAGGAAGACCTAGATGCCGCCGGAAGTTTTGGCAAACAAGGTCGTGTTGAGTCGTACTTGGACAACCGCCAGCGGTGTCTGCGCGAAGTAAAGAAACTGGCCATTAGCCTGGGCGCACCTGGCGCCCATGACAACTCCGCCGAGACGGCGGGTTACTTCAACAAGGTCTACGTGGAGCCTGTCTGGTTGGTTTTCTTGCAAGCTGCATTGTCGGAAGATTCGAATGCGTCGGACTTGATGCGGGAATTTCCCTTTCACCACTACTTCGCCAATGCTCCACAGCCGTTGTTCCCATCAGACGCCGACAAACCTCAGGTGCTAGACATTGCCCACGGTTGCTATTCCCACATCGCCAAGATCTTTTCTGAACTTGCACACATTTTCCCCTTTGAGATTCTCCGGCGCGAACGAGACAAGGCCGACTATCTACTTACCAGTGAAGCTCGAATCATTGCGATGACTACAACACATGCAGCCATCAGAAGAGGTGAGATCGCTGCCTTGGGCTTCCATTATGACAACGTCATTCTGGAGGAGGGAGCCCAAATAACCGAGGTGGAGACATTCATGCCACTCGCAATGCAGAAGCCGGTCAATGGCCAGATGCCGCTCCAGAGAGTCGTGCTGTGCGGCGACCACTTCCAAAACTCTCCGGTAATTCAGAGTCTAGCATTCCGTCACCATTCCAACCTAGAACAATCGCTTTTTTCTCGATTAGTTCGACTAGGAGTTCCAACTATCACCTTGGATCAGCAAGGAAGAGCACGGCCTTCGATTGCGAAGTTGTATCAGTGGCGGTACCCCAACCTGGGAAATTTGCCAATCGTCGAAGCCCAGCCCGAGTTCCAGAGGGCAAACGCCGGTTTCAAATTCGACTACCAGTTTGTCAATGTGCCATCGTACAAAGGACGTGGAGAGGCGGAGCCAACGCCGCACTTTATTCAAAACCTTGGCGAGGCAGAATATGCTGTTGCAATCTTTCAATATATGAGACTACTCGGGTACCCAGCAGAAAAGATCAGTATTCTCACCACATACGCTGGACAGAGAGCACTGGTAATGGATGTGCTTTCCCACCGGTCTGCCAAAAACCCAATATTTGGTTTGCCTAAGGCGGTTGCAACGGTGGATAAATATCAAGGCGAGCAGAATGACT ATATCATCCTCTCACTCACACGAACATCCCGAGTAGGGTATCTTCGAGACGTTCGCCGCATGACGGTAGCGATGTCGCGTGCTCGACTAGGGCTCTACGTGCTTGGTCGTCGAGAGGTGTTTGAGGCTTGTTCCGAACTACGGCCAGCCTTTGACATTTTGCTGGAACGACCAGACAAATTAACATTGGTAACTGGAGAGCTGTGGCCGACTCAACGACCTAATGCAAGCGATTCCTGTATTGATGGTGAGGTGGTGATGGAAAGCGTGGAGCATTTGGGGCAATATGTGTTTGAGATGACAAGCACCAGAATGGAGCAGCTGTCAGAGCACAACAAACCGATGGCACCGACTCCGAACTTCGAGATACCAGAGGATTCTGGTGAGGCCGCATGCTCTCGTGAGAATGAACAGGCGTTGGAACCAGACATTCTTGAAGTTCGAGAGGGTGACATTTAA
- a CDS encoding small nuclear ribonucleoprotein: protein MATEKLVSTVYVQNLEERVKITPITEALKVLFSEFGLVVDIIAKRNLRAKGQAFVVFANPDDAATAIEDAQSFELFGKPMRLSIARTPSDKTIESKSTAEEFEAHKRRRHAEKGKHKRKAFEASESQRFPKRCALGTLETRPSKVAKPSGLKSTATTANIVPDEYLPPNKTLFLQNIPDEYDAEALTTIFGRFERLREIRPVPGRRGIAFVEYETEQGAITAKENTAGMMLGDNPIKVTYQRQ, encoded by the exons ATGGCCACTGAAAAGCTGGTTTCAAC TGTCTACGTCCAGAACTTAGAAGAGAGAGTCAAGATTACCCCAATAACGGAAGCACTGAAGGTTCTTTTCTCCGAGTTTGGTCTGGTTGTCGACATTATTGCCAAGCGGAATCTTCGAGCCAAAGGTCAAGCCTTCGTTGTATTTGCCAATCCCGACgatgcggcgacggccattgAAGATGCACAAAGTTTCGAGCTATTTGGAAAACCTATGAGGCTATCGATAGCTCGGACACCGAGCGACAAGACTATAGAATCGAAGAGCACTGCCGAAGAATTTGAAGCGCACAAGCGGCGTCGTCATGCAGAGAAAGGCAAGC ACAAACGCAAGGCATTTGAGGCCTCTGAGAGTCAGAGATTCCCAAAGAGATGCGCTTTGGGGACACTGGAGACCCGCCCGTCGAAAGTTGCAAAGCCGTCTGGGCTCAAGTCGACGGCTACGACCGCAAATATCGTTCCTGACGAGTACTTGCCACCAAACAAGACATTGTTCCTGCAGAATATTCCAGATGAGTATGATGCCGAGGCATTGACGACTATATTTGGCCGATTTGAGAGACTTCGCGAGATCAGACCAGTCCCAGGTCGGCGCGGTATTGCCTTTGTAGAGTACGAAACAGAACAGGGCGCGATTACAGCGAAAGAAAACACCGCTGGAATGATGCTAGGGGATAATCCTATTAAAGTAACGTATCAACGACAATAG